One Pseudonocardia sediminis DNA window includes the following coding sequences:
- a CDS encoding sugar phosphate nucleotidyltransferase, translated as MQDVEAVVLVGGKGTRLRPLTLSAPKPMLPTAGVPFLAHLLSRIREAGIRRAVLGTSYLAETFERHFGDGSELGLELTYVVEDEPLGTGGGIRNVAEHLTTEHVMIFNGDVLAGTDLRAVAETHRETSADVTLHLVRVQNPRAFGCVPTDRDGRVTAFLEKTEDPPTDQINAGCYVFRRSVLDTIPAGRPVSVERETFPGLLEAGARVQGHVDVAYWRDMGTPADLVHGSADLVRGVAPSAALPGPSGEYLQLDGAEVAHDAFVFGGSTVGAGAKVGSGAKVEGSMLFDGAVVADGAVVENSVVGAGAVIEEGASLRDTVVGDRAVIGAHCELRHGMRIWPDVQLPPHGVRFSPDV; from the coding sequence GTGCAGGACGTCGAAGCGGTCGTGCTGGTCGGTGGCAAGGGGACGCGCCTGCGTCCGCTGACGCTGTCCGCGCCGAAGCCGATGCTGCCCACCGCCGGGGTGCCGTTCCTGGCGCACCTGCTGTCCCGGATCCGGGAGGCCGGCATCCGCCGTGCGGTGCTGGGCACCTCGTACCTGGCCGAGACGTTCGAGAGACATTTCGGCGACGGCTCCGAGCTCGGCCTGGAGCTGACCTACGTCGTCGAGGACGAGCCGCTGGGCACCGGTGGCGGCATCCGCAACGTCGCCGAGCACCTGACCACCGAGCACGTGATGATCTTCAACGGTGACGTGCTGGCGGGCACCGACCTGCGCGCCGTCGCCGAGACCCACCGCGAGACCTCCGCCGACGTCACCCTGCACCTGGTCCGGGTGCAGAACCCGCGCGCGTTCGGCTGCGTGCCCACCGACCGCGACGGCCGGGTGACGGCGTTCCTGGAGAAGACCGAGGACCCGCCGACCGACCAGATCAACGCCGGTTGCTACGTCTTCCGCCGCTCGGTGCTCGACACCATCCCGGCCGGACGCCCGGTGTCGGTCGAGCGTGAGACGTTCCCCGGCCTGCTCGAGGCCGGGGCCCGGGTCCAGGGCCACGTCGACGTCGCCTACTGGCGCGACATGGGCACCCCGGCCGACCTCGTGCACGGCTCGGCGGACCTGGTCCGCGGCGTCGCGCCGTCCGCGGCGCTGCCCGGGCCGTCGGGGGAGTACCTGCAGCTCGACGGGGCCGAGGTCGCGCACGACGCGTTCGTCTTCGGCGGCTCGACGGTCGGGGCCGGGGCGAAGGTCGGCTCCGGGGCGAAGGTCGAGGGCTCGATGCTGTTCGACGGCGCGGTCGTCGCCGACGGTGCGGTCGTGGAGAACTCCGTGGTCGGGGCCGGTGCGGTGATCGAGGAGGGCGCGAGCCTGCGCGACACCGTCGTCGGCGACCGGGCCGTGATCGGCGCGCACTGCGAGCTGCGGCACGGCATGCGGATCTGGCCCGACGTCCAGCTCCCCCCGCACGGTGTGCGGTTCTCCCCGGACGTGTAG
- a CDS encoding glycosyltransferase family 2 protein: protein MDPSTVDGPVRTYGDELAVVTVTYSPGRTLDAFLDSLNAATDRPVQVVLADNGSVDGAPERAAEARENVTLLRIGENVGYGAGANRGVAELGPEVGWVIVANPDLEWGPGSIDALLAAAARHPRAGALGPLIREPSGEVYPSARELPSLGAGAGHAVIGTVWPDNPWTRAYRRPEEPAERTAGWLSGSCLLLRRAAFDSVDGFDSRYFMYFEDVDLGERIGKAGWQNVYVPSAEVVHLGGVSTGKPEVSARMLAEHHRSAYRYLADRHPGPRWAPVRAALRAGLGVRSRLATRSAA from the coding sequence GTGGACCCCTCAACCGTGGACGGCCCGGTGCGGACCTACGGCGACGAGCTGGCCGTCGTCACCGTCACCTACTCCCCGGGGAGGACCCTGGACGCGTTCCTCGACTCCCTGAACGCCGCGACCGACCGGCCGGTGCAGGTCGTGCTGGCCGACAACGGCTCCGTCGACGGCGCCCCGGAACGCGCCGCGGAGGCCCGGGAGAACGTGACGCTGCTGCGGATCGGGGAGAACGTCGGCTACGGCGCCGGGGCGAACCGGGGCGTGGCCGAGCTCGGCCCGGAGGTCGGCTGGGTGATCGTGGCCAACCCGGACCTGGAGTGGGGCCCCGGTTCGATCGACGCCCTGCTCGCCGCCGCGGCGCGGCATCCGCGGGCCGGCGCGCTCGGCCCGCTGATCCGCGAGCCCTCCGGCGAGGTCTACCCGTCGGCCCGGGAGCTGCCCTCGCTCGGCGCCGGCGCCGGGCACGCGGTGATCGGCACGGTGTGGCCGGACAACCCGTGGACGCGGGCCTACCGCCGCCCGGAGGAGCCGGCCGAGCGCACCGCGGGCTGGCTGTCCGGGTCCTGCCTTCTGCTGCGGCGCGCCGCGTTCGACTCCGTCGACGGCTTCGACTCCCGCTACTTCATGTACTTCGAGGACGTCGACCTCGGCGAACGGATCGGGAAGGCCGGCTGGCAGAACGTCTACGTGCCCTCGGCCGAGGTCGTGCACCTGGGCGGGGTGTCCACCGGCAAGCCCGAGGTGTCGGCCCGGATGCTCGCCGAGCACCACCGCAGCGCCTACCGCTACCTGGCCGACCGGCACCCCGGACCCCGGTGGGCACCGGTGCGTGCGGCGCTACGCGCGGGACTCGGGGTGCGGTCCCGTCTGGCCACCCGCTCGGCCGCCTGA
- a CDS encoding LCP family protein translates to MTDIRDPWLRSADRRAEHPLPGRSGSYRPPSPATVRTSSSRSSASRTASAGSAAAARAAARRETRGRTSAPPPRTGTGWDRWAHRLRVGVAVSSAVVIAVTGAAWSLYHDVTSGITTTNVITGGSSGGDQNILLVGVDSRTDAQGNPLPKEALAQLRSGADSGVLNSDTIILVHVPADGTSATAFSIPRDSYVNIPGYRQDKINAAYPATKAEAASKLVADGVKDPRQVDQQSSATGRSSLIATVQDLTGLTVDHYAEVNLLGFYNLTNAIGGVDVCLKAPAKDPLSGADFAAGPQTISGADALAFVRQRHGLAGGDLSRIKRQQVFMAAVANKILAGGTLTDSDKLSALIGVVQQSVVIDSGWDLLSFARQASDIAAGKMDFLTIPTGGSEHNTRGDVVAIDENQVRDFVARQTEPEDEPAEEASDAPAPAPVTADVGNGSGTTGLAAQVAGTLSQNGITTGAVENAPDRATSVVRYSRADGDAGARKVAGALGGIGVEQSDGVAPGRVQVLIGTDFPGAGSGTAAVSASGSTGAAAAPAAAPVAPPITAGGVPCID, encoded by the coding sequence GTGACCGATATCCGCGACCCGTGGCTGCGCTCCGCCGACCGGCGGGCCGAGCACCCGCTCCCGGGCCGCTCCGGCTCCTACCGGCCGCCCTCGCCCGCCACCGTCCGGACGTCGTCGTCGCGGAGCTCCGCCTCGCGCACCGCGTCGGCCGGGTCCGCCGCCGCGGCGCGCGCCGCCGCCCGCCGGGAGACGCGCGGGCGCACGTCGGCACCGCCGCCACGGACCGGCACCGGCTGGGACCGCTGGGCCCACCGGCTGCGGGTGGGCGTCGCCGTGTCGTCCGCGGTCGTGATCGCGGTGACCGGTGCGGCGTGGTCGCTCTACCACGACGTGACCAGTGGGATCACCACCACGAACGTGATCACCGGCGGCTCCTCGGGCGGGGACCAGAACATCCTGCTGGTCGGGGTGGACAGCCGGACCGACGCCCAGGGCAACCCGCTGCCGAAGGAGGCCCTGGCCCAGCTGCGCAGCGGCGCCGACTCCGGGGTCCTGAACTCGGACACGATCATCCTGGTGCACGTGCCGGCCGACGGCACCAGCGCGACGGCGTTCTCCATCCCGCGCGACAGCTACGTGAACATCCCCGGCTACCGCCAGGACAAGATCAACGCCGCGTACCCGGCGACGAAGGCCGAGGCCGCGAGCAAGCTCGTCGCCGACGGGGTGAAGGACCCCAGGCAGGTCGACCAGCAGTCCTCCGCGACCGGTCGCAGCTCGCTGATCGCGACCGTGCAGGACCTGACCGGGCTGACCGTCGACCACTACGCCGAGGTCAACCTGCTCGGCTTCTACAACCTGACGAACGCGATCGGCGGCGTCGACGTCTGCCTCAAGGCCCCGGCGAAGGACCCGCTCTCCGGCGCGGACTTCGCCGCCGGGCCGCAGACGATCTCCGGCGCGGACGCGCTGGCGTTCGTGCGTCAGCGCCACGGCCTCGCCGGCGGCGACCTGTCGCGGATCAAGCGCCAGCAGGTGTTCATGGCCGCCGTCGCGAACAAGATCCTCGCGGGCGGGACGCTCACCGACTCGGACAAGCTCTCCGCGCTGATCGGCGTCGTGCAGCAGTCCGTCGTGATCGACTCCGGCTGGGACCTGCTGTCGTTCGCCCGGCAGGCCTCGGACATCGCGGCCGGGAAGATGGACTTCCTGACCATCCCCACCGGCGGCAGCGAGCACAACACCCGCGGCGACGTCGTCGCGATCGACGAGAACCAGGTCCGCGACTTCGTCGCCCGTCAGACCGAGCCGGAGGACGAGCCCGCCGAGGAGGCCTCCGACGCCCCGGCGCCGGCTCCGGTGACCGCCGACGTCGGCAACGGGTCCGGGACGACCGGGCTGGCCGCTCAGGTCGCGGGCACGCTGAGCCAGAACGGGATCACGACCGGCGCCGTCGAGAACGCGCCCGACCGGGCCACGTCGGTCGTGCGCTACTCCCGGGCCGACGGCGACGCGGGCGCCCGCAAGGTCGCCGGAGCCCTCGGCGGGATCGGCGTCGAGCAGTCCGACGGCGTCGCGCCCGGACGGGTGCAGGTGCTGATCGGCACCGACTTCCCCGGGGCCGGCTCCGGGACCGCGGCGGTGTCGGCGTCCGGCTCCACGGGCGCCGCGGCGGCCCCGGCCGCCGCCCCCGTCGCCCCGCCGATCACCGCGGGCGGAGTGCCCTGCATCGACTGA
- a CDS encoding TIGR03089 family protein, with the protein MSLTDALLAPALGTNAAKPLVTHYDDATGERMELSGTTTANWAAKAANLLRDECDVEPGTRVALLLPAHWQTASVLLALWSCGAELVTDPATAQWVLTDSEHLDTALGAGPEGGVVALSLDAFGKGLTGLPAGVIDFATEVRLHGDEFVPWEPVPADAVVWDGATGDDVLTAAREAAGVLDMGAGDRVLSTREWNTPEGLREGLLAVLAAGASLVQCRHADVSRLDHRAETERCTLRLSA; encoded by the coding sequence GTGTCCCTGACCGACGCCCTCCTGGCCCCCGCTCTCGGTACGAACGCCGCCAAGCCGCTCGTCACGCACTACGACGACGCGACCGGCGAGCGGATGGAGCTCTCCGGCACCACCACCGCGAACTGGGCGGCCAAGGCCGCGAACCTGCTGCGCGACGAGTGCGACGTCGAGCCCGGTACCCGGGTCGCGCTGCTGCTGCCCGCGCACTGGCAGACCGCCAGCGTGCTGCTCGCGCTGTGGTCGTGCGGCGCCGAGCTGGTCACCGACCCGGCGACGGCGCAGTGGGTGCTGACCGACTCCGAGCACCTCGACACCGCGCTGGGCGCCGGGCCCGAGGGCGGCGTGGTCGCGCTGTCGCTCGACGCGTTCGGCAAGGGCCTGACCGGCCTGCCCGCGGGCGTGATCGACTTCGCGACCGAGGTGCGGCTGCACGGCGACGAGTTCGTGCCGTGGGAGCCGGTGCCCGCCGACGCGGTCGTGTGGGACGGCGCCACCGGTGACGACGTGCTGACCGCCGCCCGCGAAGCCGCGGGCGTACTCGACATGGGCGCCGGTGACCGGGTGCTCTCGACGCGTGAGTGGAACACCCCGGAGGGCCTGCGCGAGGGGCTGCTGGCGGTGCTCGCCGCGGGCGCGTCGCTGGTGCAGTGCCGTCACGCCGACGTCTCGCGCCTGGACCACCGGGCCGAGACCGAGCGCTGCACGCTGCGCCTGTCCGCCTGA
- the ilvA gene encoding threonine ammonia-lyase IlvA — MTAQDVDEAAGRLRTVIGPTPLQLNPRLSDRLGGQVWVKREDLQPVRSYKIRGAYNLIAQLGDADRAAGVVCASAGNHAQGVAFACQRLGVRGRVYLPGTTPRQKRDRVARLGGDAVEVRVVGNTYDEAAAAAREHAGTAGATQVPAFDDPRTVAGQGTIAREILSQLADPPDVLVVPVGGGGLLAGALTYFREHAPDVRVIGVEPAGAASMAAALAAGEPVELEKLDPFVDGAAVRKVGRATFDVVNGSGAEIVSVPEGRICVEMLALYQSDGIIAEPAGALSPAAADALDIPRDATTVCLLSGGNNDVSRYADIVERALVHEGRKHYFLVEFPQEPGALRRFLDDVLGPDDDITLFEYVKRSNRETGPALVGVELGSPDDLPALLKRMHEAPPHIEPIPPDSPLFGFLL, encoded by the coding sequence GTGACCGCCCAGGACGTCGACGAGGCCGCCGGCCGTCTGCGCACCGTCATCGGCCCGACCCCGCTGCAGCTCAACCCGCGCCTGTCCGACCGGCTGGGCGGGCAGGTCTGGGTCAAGCGCGAGGACCTGCAGCCGGTCCGGTCCTACAAGATCCGCGGGGCCTACAACCTGATCGCCCAGCTCGGCGACGCCGACCGCGCCGCCGGGGTGGTCTGCGCCAGCGCCGGGAACCACGCCCAGGGCGTCGCGTTCGCCTGCCAGCGCCTGGGCGTCCGTGGCCGCGTCTACCTGCCGGGGACGACGCCGCGACAGAAGCGCGACCGGGTGGCCCGCCTCGGCGGGGACGCCGTCGAGGTCCGGGTCGTCGGCAACACCTACGACGAGGCCGCCGCCGCGGCCCGCGAGCACGCCGGGACCGCCGGGGCGACGCAGGTCCCCGCGTTCGACGACCCGCGCACCGTCGCCGGTCAGGGCACCATCGCCCGGGAGATCCTGTCCCAGCTGGCCGACCCGCCGGACGTGCTCGTCGTCCCGGTCGGCGGCGGCGGGCTGCTCGCCGGTGCGCTGACGTACTTCCGCGAGCACGCCCCGGACGTCCGGGTGATCGGCGTGGAGCCGGCCGGCGCGGCGAGCATGGCCGCGGCCCTGGCCGCCGGGGAGCCGGTCGAGCTGGAGAAGCTCGACCCCTTCGTCGACGGCGCCGCGGTCCGCAAGGTCGGCCGGGCCACGTTCGACGTGGTCAACGGCTCCGGCGCCGAGATCGTCTCCGTGCCCGAGGGCCGGATCTGCGTGGAGATGCTGGCGCTCTACCAGTCCGACGGGATCATCGCCGAGCCCGCGGGCGCCCTGTCCCCCGCCGCCGCGGACGCCCTCGACATCCCCCGCGACGCGACGACGGTCTGCCTGCTCTCCGGCGGCAACAACGACGTCAGCCGCTACGCCGACATCGTCGAGCGCGCCCTGGTGCACGAGGGCCGCAAGCACTACTTCCTCGTCGAGTTCCCGCAGGAGCCCGGTGCACTGCGCCGCTTCCTCGACGACGTCCTGGGCCCGGACGACGACATCACGCTGTTCGAGTACGTCAAGCGCAGCAACCGCGAGACCGGGCCCGCCCTGGTCGGCGTCGAGCTGGGATCCCCCGATGACCTCCCCGCCCTGCTCAAGCGCATGCACGAGGCACCCCCGCACATCGAGCCCATTCCCCCGGACAGCCCCCTGTTCGGCTTCCTGCTCTGA
- a CDS encoding MSMEG_0570 family nitrogen starvation response protein, with amino-acid sequence MPEVMFDVRWPDGSARSYYSPSLIVEEYFSAGSGYPVSDFLDRSRTCMRIADERVQAKYGFGCAQSRRTLDLITESAARFDPADEVTVESFRR; translated from the coding sequence ATGCCCGAGGTGATGTTCGACGTCCGCTGGCCGGACGGGTCGGCCCGCTCGTACTACTCGCCGTCGCTGATCGTCGAGGAGTACTTCTCGGCGGGCTCCGGCTACCCCGTCTCCGACTTCCTCGACCGCAGCCGGACCTGCATGCGGATCGCGGACGAGCGGGTGCAGGCCAAATACGGGTTCGGCTGCGCGCAGTCGCGGCGGACGCTGGACCTGATCACCGAGTCGGCGGCCCGGTTCGACCCGGCCGACGAGGTGACGGTCGAGTCCTTCCGCCGCTAG
- a CDS encoding acyl-CoA dehydrogenase — protein MNSDFDSYRLSDEHEALREAVRDLAEKEIAPHAAEVDEQGRFPSEARDALVKAGFHAIIVPEEYGGEGADELAGCIVMEEVARVCASSSLIPGVNGLGLTPILLSASDELKKQVLPSIASGESMISYALSEREAGSDAAAMKTRARRDGDEWVLDGTKCWISNAGESDWYTVMAVTDPEKKANGISAFVVHSGDPGFEVGPKERKLGIHGSPTREIYFQGCRIPSDRIIGKEGTGFKTALATLDHTRPTIGAQAVGIAQGALDTAIAYVKERSQFGKKIAEFQGLQFMLADMAMKVEAARQLVYVAASRAERGEKNLGFISSAAKCLASDTAMSVTTDAVQLLGGAGYTRDFPVERMMRDAKITQIYEGTNQVQRMVMARSLLK, from the coding sequence ATGAACAGCGACTTCGACAGCTACCGGCTCAGCGACGAGCACGAGGCCCTGCGCGAGGCCGTGCGCGATCTGGCCGAGAAGGAGATCGCGCCGCACGCCGCCGAGGTCGACGAGCAGGGCCGCTTCCCCTCCGAGGCCAGGGACGCGCTGGTCAAGGCCGGTTTCCACGCGATCATCGTCCCGGAGGAGTACGGCGGCGAGGGTGCCGACGAGCTGGCCGGCTGCATCGTGATGGAGGAGGTCGCCCGCGTCTGCGCCTCGTCCTCGCTGATCCCCGGCGTCAACGGTCTGGGGCTGACCCCGATCCTGCTGTCCGCCTCCGACGAGCTGAAGAAGCAGGTCCTCCCGTCCATCGCCTCCGGCGAGTCGATGATCAGCTACGCCCTCTCGGAGCGCGAGGCCGGCTCGGACGCCGCCGCGATGAAGACCCGCGCCCGCCGCGACGGAGACGAGTGGGTCCTCGACGGCACCAAGTGCTGGATCTCCAACGCCGGCGAGTCGGACTGGTACACCGTGATGGCGGTGACCGACCCGGAGAAGAAGGCCAACGGCATCTCCGCGTTCGTCGTGCACTCCGGCGACCCGGGCTTCGAGGTCGGGCCGAAGGAGCGCAAGCTCGGCATCCACGGCTCGCCGACCCGCGAGATCTACTTCCAGGGCTGCCGGATCCCGTCCGACCGGATCATCGGCAAGGAGGGCACCGGCTTCAAGACCGCCCTCGCGACGCTCGACCACACCCGCCCGACGATCGGTGCGCAGGCCGTCGGCATCGCGCAGGGGGCCCTCGACACAGCGATCGCCTACGTCAAGGAGCGCTCGCAGTTCGGCAAGAAGATCGCCGAGTTCCAGGGCCTGCAGTTCATGCTCGCCGACATGGCGATGAAGGTGGAGGCCGCGCGCCAGCTCGTCTACGTGGCGGCCTCGCGCGCCGAGCGCGGCGAGAAGAACCTGGGCTTCATCTCCTCCGCCGCGAAGTGCCTCGCTTCGGACACCGCGATGAGCGTGACGACGGACGCGGTGCAGCTCCTCGGCGGCGCCGGCTACACCCGCGACTTCCCGGTCGAGCGGATGATGCGCGACGCGAAGATCACCCAGATCTACGAGGGCACCAACCAGGTCCAGCGCATGGTCATGGCGCGGTCGCTGCTCAAGTGA
- a CDS encoding TetR family transcriptional regulator: MTETVNTRRGRSPEGRAEVRRELVAAAAALFDERGYDETTVDDIATAAGVGRRTFFRYFRGKEDALSPDHELGLARIAEVFAGAHPSEPLLPLVLRAAETVFDLYLDDAEVARRRFRLVHDVPALRDREAASVHHYRRLFTRELTARLTDVPDGELRAAVSAAAIVAAHNQALRRWLADGGRSSDVDACREHFRRVAPMLPLGAEPGLEDVTRRLERAARALEGRPPEQRTG, from the coding sequence ATGACTGAGACGGTCAACACACGGCGCGGGCGGTCCCCGGAGGGCCGTGCCGAGGTGCGTCGTGAGCTGGTCGCCGCCGCCGCGGCGCTGTTCGACGAGCGCGGGTACGACGAGACGACCGTCGACGACATCGCGACCGCGGCCGGCGTCGGGCGGCGCACGTTCTTCCGCTACTTCCGCGGCAAGGAGGACGCGCTCTCCCCCGACCACGAGCTCGGCCTGGCCCGGATCGCCGAGGTCTTCGCCGGGGCGCATCCCTCCGAGCCGTTGCTCCCGCTGGTCCTGCGGGCCGCGGAGACCGTGTTCGACCTCTACCTCGACGACGCCGAGGTCGCCCGCCGCCGGTTCCGCCTGGTCCACGACGTGCCGGCGCTGCGCGACCGGGAGGCCGCGTCGGTGCACCACTACCGGCGGCTGTTCACCCGCGAGCTGACCGCACGCCTGACCGACGTCCCGGACGGCGAGCTGCGCGCCGCGGTCAGCGCCGCCGCGATCGTCGCCGCGCACAACCAGGCGCTGCGGCGCTGGCTGGCCGACGGCGGCCGGTCGTCCGACGTCGACGCCTGCCGGGAGCACTTCCGCCGGGTCGCGCCGATGCTGCCGCTCGGGGCCGAGCCGGGACTCGAGGACGTGACGCGACGTCTGGAGCGTGCGGCGAGGGCGCTGGAGGGCCGGCCGCCGGAGCAGCGGACCGGCTGA
- the purE gene encoding 5-(carboxyamino)imidazole ribonucleotide mutase: MAEQGAPRVGVIMGSDSDWPVMGAAAEALAEFDVAYEVGVYSAHRTPQRMLDYATSAVDRGLSVIVAGAGGAAHLPGMVASATPLPVIGVPVPLTTLDGLDSLLSIVQMPAGVPVATVAVGGARNAGLLAVRILAATEPALRERMATFQAELAQSVLEKDSALRDKASGA; this comes from the coding sequence GTGGCTGAGCAGGGTGCGCCCCGGGTCGGTGTGATCATGGGAAGCGACTCGGACTGGCCGGTGATGGGCGCCGCCGCCGAGGCGCTCGCCGAGTTCGACGTCGCCTACGAGGTGGGCGTCTACTCCGCGCACCGCACCCCGCAGCGGATGCTCGACTACGCGACGTCGGCCGTCGACCGCGGCCTGTCGGTGATCGTCGCCGGGGCCGGCGGGGCGGCGCACCTGCCGGGCATGGTCGCCTCGGCGACGCCGCTGCCGGTGATCGGTGTCCCGGTCCCGCTCACGACCCTCGACGGCCTGGACTCGCTGCTGTCCATCGTGCAGATGCCGGCCGGGGTGCCGGTGGCGACGGTCGCGGTCGGCGGCGCGCGCAACGCCGGACTGCTCGCGGTGCGGATCCTCGCCGCGACCGAACCGGCCCTGCGTGAGCGGATGGCGACGTTCCAGGCGGAGCTGGCGCAGTCGGTCCTGGAGAAGGACTCGGCGTTGCGGGACAAGGCTTCCGGCGCCTGA
- a CDS encoding 5-(carboxyamino)imidazole ribonucleotide synthase, giving the protein MPVVGMVGGGQLARMTAQAAVALGQTLRVLAASPGDPAARVTPDVVTGDPDDVAALRQLARGCSAVTFDHEGVPQASLAALEAAGVPLRPSPSALEHAQDKLVMRRRLSAMGVPVPAFAPVEGPADVEAFGAKQGWPVVLKAARGGYDGRGVWFLREPDPELVTSLVEAGTPLLVEQAVPMRRELAAQVARSPFGQAAVWPVVETVQVDGQCATVLAPAPGLDEDTALAAQSLALRVARELDVTGLLTVELFETDEGLSVNELAMRPHNSGHWTIEGARTSQFEQHLRAVLDYPLGSTAPTAKAVVMANVLGAPEAPSMSMDERLHHCFARFPDARVHLYDKGERPARKIGHVTVLGSDLEAVRTRAELAATWLATATWADGWSVHDGVAGTPPGHEIEESGRG; this is encoded by the coding sequence ATGCCGGTCGTCGGCATGGTCGGCGGCGGGCAGCTGGCCCGGATGACGGCCCAGGCCGCCGTCGCGCTCGGGCAGACCCTGCGGGTGCTCGCCGCGTCCCCCGGCGACCCGGCCGCCCGCGTCACCCCGGACGTCGTCACCGGCGACCCCGACGACGTCGCCGCGCTGCGACAGCTCGCCCGCGGCTGCTCCGCGGTCACGTTCGACCACGAGGGCGTCCCGCAGGCCTCGCTCGCCGCGCTGGAGGCGGCCGGGGTGCCGCTGCGCCCGTCGCCGTCGGCGCTGGAGCACGCGCAGGACAAGCTCGTGATGCGGCGGCGGCTGTCCGCGATGGGCGTGCCCGTCCCGGCGTTCGCGCCCGTGGAGGGCCCCGCCGACGTCGAGGCGTTCGGCGCGAAGCAGGGCTGGCCGGTCGTGCTCAAGGCCGCCCGCGGTGGCTACGACGGCCGCGGCGTCTGGTTCCTGCGCGAGCCGGACCCGGAGCTGGTGACGAGCCTGGTCGAGGCGGGCACGCCGCTGCTGGTCGAGCAGGCCGTCCCGATGCGCCGCGAGCTGGCCGCGCAGGTGGCGCGCTCGCCGTTCGGGCAGGCCGCGGTGTGGCCGGTCGTCGAGACCGTGCAGGTCGACGGCCAGTGCGCCACCGTCCTGGCCCCCGCCCCGGGCCTGGACGAGGACACCGCGCTGGCGGCCCAGTCCCTGGCACTGCGGGTCGCCCGCGAGCTGGACGTGACCGGGCTGCTCACGGTCGAGCTGTTCGAGACGGACGAGGGCCTGTCGGTCAACGAGCTGGCGATGCGCCCGCACAACTCCGGGCACTGGACGATCGAGGGCGCTCGGACCTCGCAGTTCGAGCAGCACCTGCGCGCGGTGCTGGACTACCCGCTCGGCTCCACCGCCCCGACCGCCAAGGCCGTGGTGATGGCCAACGTGCTCGGCGCACCGGAGGCGCCGTCGATGTCGATGGACGAGCGGCTGCACCACTGCTTCGCGCGCTTCCCGGACGCGCGGGTGCACCTCTACGACAAGGGCGAGCGCCCGGCCCGCAAGATCGGGCACGTGACGGTCCTGGGCTCCGACCTCGAGGCCGTGCGCACCCGCGCCGAGCTGGCTGCGACGTGGCTCGCCACCGCGACCTGGGCCGACGGGTGGTCGGTGCACGACGGCGTCGCCGGCACCCCGCCCGGCCACGAGATCGAGGAGTCCGGACGTGGCTGA